A single genomic interval of Monodelphis domestica isolate mMonDom1 chromosome X, mMonDom1.pri, whole genome shotgun sequence harbors:
- the SOWAHD gene encoding ankyrin repeat domain-containing protein SOWAHD, with protein sequence MADPRGQPPVPRSSRSRARPPSLDGRSLGRGPREPHWRASLRLSMGMPGRRRGELRELLGLPVGPEREDEQSPTGAPSAASVAGGPGGLCLEPREHAWMLAAAEGRFDALQEMLETEPALLSRIDPVTGYSALHWLAKHGSHEGLILVHDFARSRGLTLDVSSPGSGGLTPLHLAAQQGHDMAIKVLVGALGADASRRDHGGHRAYHYLRPDAPPGLRELAGSEEGEEAPAAATSSGTGRRKGSPGNANNNCSISRRSWTASGERRDSRARAWVREKGSQVTHIQGFFRQLFSFFQDP encoded by the coding sequence ATGGCCGATCCCCGAGGGCAACCACCGGTCCCCCGAAGCAGCCGGAGCCGAGCCCGGCCCCCGAGCCTAGACGGCCGCAGTCTGGGGAGGGGCCCGCGGGAGCCCCACTGGCGGGCCTCGCTGCGGCTGTCGATGGGAATGCCGGGGCGGCGGCGAGGGGAGTTGCGGGAATTGCTGGGACTACCAGTGGGGCCCGAGCGGGAGGATGAGCAGTCCCCAACGGGCGCGCCGTCTGCGGCTTCGGTGGCCGGCGGCCCGGGCGGGCTCTGCCTGGAGCCTCGCGAACACGCGTGGATGCTGGCGGCCGCTGAGGGCCGCTTCGACGCGCTGCAAGAGATGCTGGAGACCGAGCCCGCGCTGCTGAGCCGCATAGACCCGGTGACTGGTTACAGCGCCCTGCACTGGCTGGCCAAGCACGGCAGTCACGAGGGCCTCATCCTGGTGCACGACTTCGCCCGGAGCCGCGGACTGACCCTCGACGTGAGCTCCCCGGGCAGCGGTGGCCTTACCCCGCTGCACTTGGCAGCGCAGCAGGGCCACGACATGGCCATCAAGGTGCTGGTGGGTGCGCTCGGAGCCGACGCCAGCCGCCGTGATCACGGCGGCCACCGCGCCTACCACTACCTACGACCCGACGCGCCCCCAGGCTTGCGGGAACTGGCAGGCtcagaagagggggaagaggcCCCCGCGGCGGCGACCAGCTCTGGCACCGGGCGGCGCAAAGGCTCTCCGGGAAACGCCAACAATAACTGCAGCATCAGCCGCCGCAGCTGGACTGCCTCCGGGGAGCGCAGGGACTCAAGGGCCCGGGCCTGGGTCAGGGAGAAGGGCTCCCAAGTAACCCACATTCAGGGATTTTTCCGGCAGCTGTTCTCCTTCTTCCAAGACCCCTGA